The DNA segment GGCCTAATAAGCCTTCCTCACCTAATCGAAAGCTTTTTTACTCCATGATTTTGGCTGGTGGACTCGTTGTCGGGTTTGGAGTTGCATTCCTGATTTATTTCATTCGTCCGGTTTATATGTCTCCTCGGCAGGTTAGGGTGGTAACAGGTTTGCCATCTTTGGGCAGTGTTTCACTTACTAACCAAGGTATTTCTAAGGGTAAAGGTTTTGATTGGCTATTACTGCTATCAATCATGTTTTTATTGGCAGGTTATATTGGAATTATGTTATTTGAAATATTCAAATAGCGTTAGGTGGATTTTATGAGCATTATTGAGAACGCTTTAAAAAAAGCCAATAAACAAGGCTTGATTGATAATAGAAACATTGAAGATGTGGCAATACCTCATCCTGAGCTAGATCCGGCTATTGAAAATAAACAGTCGGAACCTATGCTCGCCCACACTGAGGTCCAAAAGGGGCCGGATAATCTGGTTTCCATCAACTGGGAAATTCTGGCTGCCGAAGGATTTATCGACCATAACGATGCTAAATCGCAATTGGCGGAAGAGTTTAGGGTTATAAAACGGCCATTGGTGAATAATATTCAAGGTGTCGATGTCAATGGTATTTCTCGCCCTAACTTGATTTTAATCTGCAGTAGCCTGCCGGGAGAAGGAAAGACTTTTATATCGATTAATTTAGCTCTAAGCATCGCTAATGAAATGGATAAAAGTGTTCTTTTGATCGATGCCGATGTGGAGAAACCTAGTATATCCAAGCAGCTAGGTATCAAGCAGTCGCCGGGATTGATTGAATATTTGGAAAATGACAAGGTTACATTCTCTGATATTTTACTAAAAACGGATCTGCCGAATTTAAGTGTAATACCCGCGGGGAAACGCCATAAATATTCTACGGAATTATTGTCCAGTCAGAGAATGTATCTATTCGCGGAAGAGGTTAGCCGTCGTTATAAGGATAGGATTGTAATCTTCGACTCCCCACCGTTGCTTGTTGCCACTCAAGCGCAAATTTTGGCTGAGTTAGTTGGTCAAGTGGTGTTGGTTATTGCGGCGGAGGAAACCCCACAAAACGTGGTCAATGAATCAATCGCTAAATTAAGTAATTGCGATGTGGTGATGACGCTTTTGAACAAGACCAGAAAAGAAATGGATCTGTACGGGCATAGTTACAGTTATGGAAAGTATGGGCACGCATAAGGAAAGTAAGGTTTTACACGCGATTCTATTAGAATCGCTTGTGATTACGCTTTTTTATGGTGTGTGCGTGCCAAGCAAGGCCTTAGCCTTCGATTGGCGAATGAGGCCGAGTCTATCGATGACTGAAATGTTTTCCGATAATCTTGCCTTATCGGATAATGCAAAAAAAAGTGGATTTGTTACTGAAGTGGCTCCTGGAGTGTCGTTATACGGATCATCCCCTTGGAGCAATTTTAACCTGAATTATCGACTGCAAAGCCTTTACAACGCGGGCGGGCGTGACGCTATAGATGTCAATCATCAATTGCAGATGAAGTCACTCTATCAAGCTGTTCGTAATACGCTGTTTTTGGAAAGCAGTAGTTCAATCAGTCAGCAAAATGTTAATAACTCTGTTATAGCGACGGATAATCTCACCGGCAATAGTGGATCAATTGAAAATAGAAATTTTAATATATCGCCTTATTGGACACCACATTTTGGCCAATATGCCAGTGGGCTTTTAAAGATTGGGTATCAACACTCGACTTTTGATAATGCCAATAATTCTGGAAACTCTCAAGATACAACGAGTAGTTCTATCTTTATATCTGATTCCGAAACTATTACAAAACAGGCTCGACTAGCCAGTGGGAGTAAATTCAATAAAGTCAAGTGGAACGTGAATTATTCGTCTCAGGATCAAAGCAGAACCACTGGCGATGATGTCTTATTTGAGCAGTATCAGGGCGAAGCGCGTTATTTTTACAATCGAAAATATAACGTCTTTGTCCAGGGCGGCTATGAGAATAACGACTATCAGACCACTAATGATAATATTAAAAATGGCTTTTTTTATACCGTGGGCGGGCAGTGGAGCCCAAGTCGGTTTTACTCGATCGAGGCAGGTTATGGTAATAATAAGCATGTAACCCTGCATTACAGCCCATCCGCCAATTTAACTTCTACGATTACTTATCGTAACAAAGATGTCGGATTGAATACCGGCAGTTCTTGGGATGCGAATCTGAATTATCGAGTTCAGCAAGCGCGTATTGGTTTTAATTACAGTCAGGAAACGACAACGGTGCAGCAGGAGTTGGCGGAACAATCCATTTTTTATTTGACCGATTCTTTTGGTAATACCGTAATCGATCCCGTCACTCAACAGCCTCAACAGTTTATTATTAATTCACCGAATCCGGTTGATGATGTCATTATCAGTAAACAAGCTAGGCTAACATTCAACTATCAAAGCGGTAAAAGTTCCTATAATGCGGCTGTCTATAATACGCGCCGGACTTATGAATTGAGCTCCCAAGAGGATAATGTATATGGGGCCTCGGCCGGTTGGCAATGGCAATTTGCACCACGTCTCAATTTCTTTTTGCGGCCTACCTGGCAATCCTCGGATATTACTGGGTCGACTAATAGTGTCTCAAATACTTCGGGATCCGGTTATGATAGGTACGATGTGGCTTTGGGCTTGACTCGTTCAGTGCCTATTAATTTAGGCCGGCCATTACTGATGAATACTAGTTTAGAATTCCGTCACATTGATCAAGTCTCTGATGCTAATGGTTACACTGAAAACCGGGCTACAGCCAATTTCGCTGTTCGTTTTTAATCTATAACCCCATATCTATGTACGACGGATTTTATAACCTCAGCCAAAAGCCGTTTCAATTAAGCGCCGATCCGGATTTCTTTTTTCAAAGTTCAGTGCATAAACGGGCCTTGGCCTATATGCAATATGGTTTGACCCAAGGCGAAGGCTTTGTATTGGTTACAGGATCGCCCGGTACCGGTAAAACCATGCTGGTCAAAAGTCTTATTCAAAATTTGAATAAAGACAAACTGTTGATAGGTGTGATGGTGACATCGCAAGTAGGTCCCGAGGATACCTTGCGTTTGGTGGCGTCAACTTTTGGTTTTCAGTATCTACATAATGATAAAGCCAGTTTGTTGACGAGTTTCGAAAAATTCATTGTCGAGAAAGCCAGGGAAGGGCGGAGATTATTGTTAATTGTGGATGAAGCGCAAAACCTACCCAAGCAATCGTTGGAAGAGTTGCGCATGCTGACAAATCTTGACGTCAATGGTGCTCCGGTTTTTCAAGTGTTTTTGATCGGGCAGCCGGAGTTAAAGCGTACGATTTATGCAGCGGATATGGAACAACTGAAGCAGCGAATTGTGTCGACCTATCATCTGGACCCTTTGGATGTAGAAGAAACCAAAGATTATATTTTGTTCCGTTTACAGACGGCCGGCTGGCAAGGTAAGCCCGAATTTCATCATGGTGTGTTTGCGGATATTCATGAGTTTTCCGCCGGCATTCCGCGTCGAATCAACTCTATTTGCGATCGGCTGTTATTGTTTGGTTATTTGGAAGAGTTGAGCGTACTTGATAGTGGCGCGGTCGAAAAAGTCATTTCGGAAGTGAAGGAAGAGATGTTGCTTGAAGATCGTGATGATAACGTTTCATCATCGTTCACTGCCACCGTTCGTCATATGGACGCCGAGCCGGGTTCGCTGGAAGAGCGATTAGTCAGGTTGGAAAACAACATCATTAGTTTACAAAACAACGCCAACAAAGAAAAAGCCTTACTCAGAAAAGCCATTTTAATTCAGCTGGATATGGATTCAGTCTATGACGATAGCGGGAAATAGCATTATGTCGGCCAAAACTCTGGTTTGCGTTGTGGGCGCCAGACCCAATTTCATGAAAATGGCGCCCATCATGCGTCAGTTGCAAAGTGTCAATCATCTGATCAAGCCCTATTTGGTGCATACTGGCCAGCATTATGACCGGGCTATGAAAGACACCTTTTTTCAGCAATTAGGCATACCGGAACCGGATAGGGATTTAGGCGTAGGTTCCGGGAGTCATGCGGTACAAACTGCTAATATCATGTTGCAGTTCGAGCCTGTTCTGGATGAAGTGAAACCGTTTGCGGTGTTGGTGGTGGGCGATGTCAATTCCACCATTGCTTGCGGATTGGTGGCCGTCAAAAAGCAGATACCTTTGATTCACGTAGAAGCCGGGCTGCGTAGTTATGATCGAGAAATGCCGGAGGAGATCAATCGCATCTTAACCGATCAGATTTCCGATCTGTTATTAACCACGGAACGTGCGGCGGCTGATAATTTGAGTAAAGAGGGGATAGATGCCAAACGCATCTGTTTTGCCGGCAACGTCATGATAGACAGCTTGTTAAACAACTGTGCGCAAGCCTCGTCTCTACATACCACTCTGCAAGCTTACGATTGTAAACAATCGGTTACCGAGAAAAATTATGCCTTGTTGACGCTGCACCGTCCGTCTAATGTGGATGAACCGGAGACTTTGGCTCGCCTGATAGGCGTGATTAGCGAAGTGAGCAAGAAGTTGCCGGTGATATTTCCGGTGCATCCCAGAACGCAGCAAAAAATCAGTCAGGCAGGCCTTTTAACTGAATTGCCGGAAGACAGAGTGATTATGTTACCACCGGTTGCTTATCTGGAAATGTTAGGTTTGATGCGGTCCGCAAAATTAGTGTTGACTGACTCGGGTGGTTTGCAGGAAGAGACCACTGCGTTGGGCGTTCCGTGCATTACCCTGCGCGAGAATACCGAGCGCCCGATTACAGTGACGGAGGGTACCAATACCATTGTAGGTACCGACACGAACAAAATTATGCAGTGCGTAGACGATGTTTTGATTAGCGGCGGTAAAAGTGGGCGTATTCCCGAATATTGGGATGGGCGGGCGGCTAAAAGGATAGTGGAGGAAATCGTGCGTCGTTATATCCGGACGGATTAAATTGACATGATTGCCAGGACAGTGACCAATGCAATGACAGTGGATGTGGAGGATTATTTCCAGGTTTCCGCATTTGAAAAGCATATCGCCAAATCGGAATGGGAAAACCTGCAACACCGGGTTGCGGACAATACCGATCGTATTCTGGATTTATTTGCCCAGCACCAAGTTAAAGCCACGTTTTTTACCTTGGGTTGGGTAGCCGAGCGCTATCCACGGTTAATACAGCGAATAGTCGCGGAAGGTCACGAATTGGCCTCGCATGGTTACGAACATGTTCGAGTCACTCAGCAGACTCCGGATCAGTTCCGGGCCGACATCAAAAAAACCAAGCAAATGTTGGAAGATATTGGCGGCCGAAAGGTGATCGGCTATCGGGCCGCCAGTTATTCGATAGGCGCCCAAAATCTTTGGGCTTTACGAATTCTGGAAGAAGAAGGGCATTTATACAGTTCCAGTATTTATCCGGTTAAACATGATTTATACGGGATGCCGTCGGCGCCTCGTTTCGCCTTTCATCCGGAAAACACCGAAACTTTGCTCGAAGTTCCGATTACAACGCTAAAAATATTGGATCGGAATATACCTTGCGGCGGCGGCGGCTTTTTTCGTTTATACCCGTATCTTTTTTCCAAATGGGCTTACCAATACATCAATTCCATGGAAAAACAGCCCGGTATTTTTTATTTTCATCCCTGGGAAATCGATCCCGAGCAACCTCGCCAACAGAACTTGCCATTAAAGTCTCGAATTAGACATTATTTGAATCTGAGTCGGGTGGAAAATCGACTTACTTGCCTACTTAATGATTTTGCCTGGGATACCATGCAAAATGTATTTCTGGGTTCCAAAACCGCCAAAACACAACCATGATCAAACTACTGGAGCCGGCGGATTATCTGCGCTGGGATAACTTTGTCGCGGCTTCGGCAGAAGCCAGTTTTTTTCATTTATCGGCTTGGCGGGAGGTTATCCGGCAGGCGTTCGCACATAAAACCTACTATTACTTCACCGAGCAAGATGGCGAAATTACCGGTATTTTGCCGCTGGTGCATATCAAGAGTTTTCTGTTCGGTAATACATTAATTTCCAATGCGTTTTGTGTGTATGGCGGTATTGTTGCCGCTAACGAACAAGCCTTTAAGGCCCTGCAAGATCAGGCCCAACAGTTAGCCCGCGAACTGGGAGTTGATTGTCTTGAAATGCGCAATCGCCAGCAGCGGCATCCGGATTGGCCGCATAAAGAGCTGTACGTGACTTTTAGAAAACAGCTGGATGCCGATCATGAAAAAAACATGAACGCCATTCCGCGCAAGCAGCGGGCCATGGTACGGGCAGGGATCAAGGCCGGGTTGGCCGGCGTGATTGATGAGTCAGTTGACCGTTTTTATCAAGCCTATTCGGAAAGTGTCAGAAATCTTGGTACACCGGTTTTCCCCAAACGCTATTTTCAAATTTTGAAACAAGTTTTCGGCGATGATTGCGAAATTCTTACCGTTGAGCATGAAGGCCGCTTGGTTGCCAGTGTCATGAGTTTTTACTTCAAGGATGAGGTGTTGCCTTATTACGGGGGCGGTACGGATCTGGCTCGCGATTTGAAAGGCAATGACTTCATGTATTGGGAAGTGATGCGTCGCGCGGTGGATAAAGGCTGTCGGGTATTCGACTTCGGACGCAGTAAGGTTGATACCGGTTCCTATCGCTTTAAAAAGCATTGGGGTTTTGAACCGGAGCCTTTGTTTTACGAGATCGATTTGGTCAAAGCTTCGAAAATTCCGGAAATTAATCCTCTCAATCCCAAATATCAATTGTTTATTGCTGCCTGGAAACGATTGCCTCTATCCGTCAGCCAAGTAGTGGGGCCCTGGCTGGCGAAAGATTTGGGATAATGTTACGATGGCAAAATTATTGTATCTGGTTCACCGTATCCCGTATCCGCCCAACAAGGGCGACAAAATACGTTCGTTTCATTTTCTGAAAGCGTTGGCGGAGCAATATCAGATTTATTTGGGTACGTTTATCGATGATCCGGATGATAGGCAGTATGTCGAGGCTTTAAAGCCCTATTGCAAACAAAGTTTTTGCATTGATTTGCATCCAAAATTGGGCAAGCTCAAAAGCCTGGCCGGTTTTTTGACCGGTGAGGCCCTCAGCTTGCCGTATTATCGTAGCTCAGCCATGCAGGCATGGGTGGATAAAATCATAGCCGAGGAAGGCGTTGAGCGTGCCTTGATTTTCTCCTCGCCGATGGCGCAATATCTGGAAAAATATCCCAAACTACATGTTATTGCTGATTTCGTGGATGTCGATTCCGATAAATGGCGGCAATACGCTGACAGTAAAAGCTGGCCGGCTAGCTGGGTTTATCAGCGCGAAGCGAAAAAACTGCTTAATTATGAAGCCGTTATCGCTCGCCAGGCCGATGCAACTTTGTTTGTTTCCGAGCAAGAAGCGCGGCTTTTTAAACAATTGGTCCCCGCTTCGGCCGATAAGATCGGATTTGTAAATAACGGGGTCGATACCGAGTTTTTCGATCCTGACTTGGACTATGTCAGTCCATTTCCTCAAGACCTTCAAGCCATTGTGTTTACCGGGGCCATGGATTACTGGGCCAATGTCGATGCCGTGGTCTGGTTTGCTCAACGGGTTTTTCCATTGGTCAGGCAACAATGCCCGCAAGCCCGGTTTTTCATCGTAGGCTCCAAACCGGCCAAACAGGTGCAACAGCTTGCCGAGGCGGATGCATCGGTCATCGTTACCGGCCGTGTCGAGGATGTCAGAACCTATATCGCCCATGCCGATGTGGTGGTGGCGCCATTACGGATTGCCAGGGGTATTCAGAACAAAGTGTTGGAGGCGATGGCCATGGCCAAGCCCGTCGTGGTTACAGCGGCGGCGATGGAAGGAATAGCCGCCAATCAGTCTATTCGAGTGACCGTGGCAGATGCGCCGAATGAATTTGCCGAACAGGTCGTGCGCTATTTGCGGCAATCGATTGCACCCGTAACGGAAAATCGCCGATTTGTGCAGGCCGACTTTAGCTGGGAGCACAATGGGCAGCGCTTATGCGCATTGTTGGCCGGTGATGGAGCTTAACCCGGTGTCGAAGTTACAGCCGCCATTGATCGTGCATATTATTTACCGATTGGGGGTCGGCGGGCTTGAAAACGGCCTGGTTAATCTGATTAATCGTTTGCCCGCCGAGCGTTATCGGCATGCCATTATTTGCCTGACCGACAGCACGGACTTCAGTCTGCGCATTCAACGTCCGGATGTGATTGTTTACGAAATACATAAAAAACCGGGGCAGGACTGGGGTTCATTTGTCAAGATTTATCGGCTGCTCAAGCAGATTAAGCCTCAAATCGTGCATACCCGTAATCTTGCGGCGATTGAATACCAACTCTGCGCGGTACTTGCCGGCGTGCGCTATCGGGTGCATGGCGAGCATGGCTGGGATGTATTCGATCCCGAGGGTAATAATGTGAAATATCAATGGCTGAGACGCTTGTTTGGGCTATTGATTCACCGCTTCATTCCGCTATCACGGCAATTGCAGAATTATTTGCAGAACAAGGTAGGGATTGCCGCCGGAAAAATAAGCCGCATATGTAACGGAGTTGACACGCAAGTGTTTTATCCTGAAGGCGCTGCCAGGCAAACTCCCGATGGTTGTCCTCTTGATTTGGGCAGCAAATTGGCTATCGGCACCGTGGGGCGCATGCATGGTGTCAAGGACCAGCTGACCTTGGTTAAGGCATTTATTGCCGCTTGCCAACAATCGGTGGTTTTTAGCGAGCGGGCTTGTTTGGTGTTGATTGGCGATGGGCCGTTACGGGAAGAGGCGATCGATTTACTCAAAGCCAGCGGTTTGGCGGATAAAGCCTGGTTGCCGGGCGAGCGGAACGATATTGCACAAATTCTACGTAGCCTGGATTTGTTTGTGCTGCCTTCCAAAGCGGAAGGCATTTCCAATACCTTGCTGGAAGCCATGGCCACGGGCTTGCCGATTATAGCCACCAACGTGGGGGGGAATCCGGAGTTGGTTTTAGAAGGGCAAACCGGTTATTTGGTTGAAAAAGAAAATCCTATCGCAATGGCGGCAGCCATGCTTGAGATGATTATGGATGATGAACGGCGTAAACAATTTGGGGCTGCTGCTTATCAGCGGGCGCGGCGGGAATTTTCCATCGATAGCATGGTGGCGAGCTATCAACAGGTTTATGACAGACAATAACCCAGTTCAGAGAGAAAAAACATGTGCGGCATAGTCGGTATTTTTGATATTCATGGCAAAACCGAAATAGACCGCGATTTGCTGTCGCGGATGAACGAATCGCAATTCCATCGCGGTCCGGATGAAGGCGGTTTGCATACCGAGTCCGGCTTGGGGTTTGGACACCGGCGTTTGTCGATTATCGATTTATCCAGCGGCCAACAGCCGATGCACAGCCAGGATGGCAATGTGGTGCTGACCTATAACGGCGAAGTCTATAATTTCCCCGAGTTGCGGGAAGAGTTACAAACTTTGGGTTACCACTTCCGAACCCACTGCGATACCGAAGTCATCCTATACGCCTGGCAGGCCTGGGGCGAAGCATGTGTAGACAGATTGCGCGGCATGTTTGCCTTTGCGATTTGGGACCGCGCGCAACAAGTTCTGTTTCTGGCCCGCGACCGCTTGGGCATCAAACCCTTGTTTTATACGCAATTGCCGAACGGCCAATTTATTTTCGGTTCCGAACTCAAGGCTCTGAACCTGCATCCGCTATTACCCAAAACCATCGAGCCAACGGCAATTGAAGATTATTTTGGCTTTGGTTACATCCCCGACCCGAAAACTATTTACCAAGGTGTATATAAACTGGAGCCAGGTTATTGCTTAAGCATTAAACGAGGGCAGCAATCCTGGAAGCCACGGCAATATTGGGATGTAAAGTTCGACTCATCGCAAAATCGCGGTGTCGATGAAGCCGGACAGGAATTGATCGAGCGTTTGCGGGAGGCGGTCAAAATCCGGATGGTAGCGGATGTGCCGCTCGGGGCCTTTTTGTCGGGCGGCGTCGATTCCAGTGCCGTGGTCGCGTTGATGGCGGGCTTGTCGCCCGATCCGGTCAATACGTGCTCGATTTCTTTTGGCGATCCGAAATTTAACGAATCCCAATTCGCGGCCCAAGTGGCGGAGCGCTACCATACCGCGCATCGGGTAGAGCAGGTCGATCCGGACGATTTTAGCTTGATTGATCAATTATCCGGTTTATATGACGAACCCTATGCCGATAGCTCTGCCTTGCCGACCTATCGGGTATGTGAGCTAGCCAAGAAACAGGTTACCGTGGTGTTGTCCGGCGATGGTGGTGATGAAAATCTGGCGGGTTATCGGCGGCATCGCTGGCATACCTATGAAGACAGAATGCGCGCTTTGTTGCCGGATGCCGTGCGAGTACCGCTGTTTTCCACATTGGGGCGTATTTATCCCAAGCTGGATTGGGCGCCGAAGGTTCTGCGGGCTAAATCGACATTGGAATCCATCGGTCGCGATTCGATGGCCGGCTATTTTCATAGTGTTTCGGTGATGTCCAATGAAATGCGCAATCAGTTATTCAGCGCTCAGTTAAAAAGCCAATTGCAGGGTTATCAAGCCATCGAAGTCTTTCGACGATATCGTGATCAAGCCCCGGAGCATCCATTGTCCATGGTGCAATATTTGGACTTGAAAACCTATTTGCCAGGCGATATTCTGACCAAAGTCGACCGGGCCAGCATGGCGCACGCGCTGGAAGTTCGGGTGCCGCTACTCGATCATAAATTAGTGGAATGGATGGCGACTTTGGCGCCTGACTTGAAGCTGAATGGTCGCGAAGGCAAATATCTGTTTAAAAAATCGTTGGAAGTCTATTTGCCCAACGATATTCTTTATCGGCCGAAAATGGGCTTTTCCGTGCCGCTCGCTAGTTGGTTCAGAGGGCCGTTAAAACAACGTGTACAACAGGCATTATTAGGCGATACACTGCGAAAAACCGGCTGGTTCGATGACGCATTTTTACAACATATTGTTACCCAGCATCAGGCCGGGTTAAGAGATTACAGTGCGCCTATCTGGTCACTGCTGATGTTTGAAGCATTTTTGAGAAACAACCTTGGTCAATAAGTGTTTTAGGTGAGTAATCTGTACAACGGTGCAATAGACAGGCATTGAGTGTTTTGCTAGAGTGTGACATAGTTCAAATTTTATTAAAGGCGATTCGATATGAGTGCGGAAAATAAGAAAGTAGTCAGGCCGGACGAAAGCCGAAATTCTAACCTAGCGGTTGATAAATCACGGCGCTCGTTTTCTAAAGCAGGTGTAGTGGCACCGGTTATCATGACATTGACCAGCAAAACCGCCTTGGGAGGTGTTTATCAATGTACTATTTCCGGGATACAGTCAGGCAATCAGTCAAGCCACCCCGGCGACTACGATTGTGGCGTGGGCTTTTCGCCGGGTGGTTGGCGGCAAAATGCAGTCAAAACAGGCAACCAGGACGGCAATCTCAATCAATGGTGCTTGGCCAGCGTTAATCCCTTTACCATTAGACGGATAAGAATAAATGGCTCGTACGTTAAACAAGTCTCCTATAAAGGCGAATGGAAGTCGGGGGGGGACTGGACTGAAATATACAATACTATAAAGACTAAATTCGGTTCTGGGGCGTTAGCGACAACCTTTCAGTTTATATTTGGTAGCAGCAGCTTCGGCGATACGTCTATGTGGGATATGCTCGACAAATATGATGGTAGTTTGGAGTTTCATGCGATTGCCGACTATCTTAACGCGGCATTAAATCAAGCGACAGGCGCATTTAATCCTGTCTATGAAGATATTACTCCCGCGTATATTGTCAGCATATACAATAGTACGACTCTATCGGCCACACAGAAAAAAGAATATTTCGAGCTTATTCATCATTGATAAGCCTAATTTATGAATTATTGAAAGGATATGGCGGCTTCATTATACCGGCCGTTTACCAAGTTCGATGTTGAGGTCTGTTTAATCGATCGGGAATGGTTGTTGTACCATACAGGGACCGGGCAAACGCATCGTTTAAACGGTGTTGTCGCGGATGTTTTTAATCAGGTGCGGATTGCGGCTAGCCCGGTTGATGTCGAGAGTTTGAAGTTAACAATGTCCGGCTTAATAGAAACTGACGAAATAATGAGGATTCTGGAATCTTTATTAGCCTTATATCTGATCGAAAGTGTCGTTTAGTTTGGCAGTCTCAAATTTTACAAAAGACAAAAGCTCGGCTTTTGTACTTCGGATTGGGCCTTTTAGCGTTCGAGTGGATTCGGAGATTGAATCGGTTCAAAAGGGGATTAGTCAGTTATATTCGGATTATCCAAGACTAACCCCCAATGTCTTTTGCGATTTTTACGTCAGAGTGTTTCCCCCTTCCGGGCTAAGGCGGTTTTTTCGAAAACAAGTGTTGTTTGCTTTCGATCAGTTTGTACCGTTCAAACCCTTGCCTTATGCACAAGCCTTCCCGTTTTTTGAATGGG comes from the Methylomonas sp. LL1 genome and includes:
- a CDS encoding XrtA-associated tyrosine autokinase; its protein translation is MSIIENALKKANKQGLIDNRNIEDVAIPHPELDPAIENKQSEPMLAHTEVQKGPDNLVSINWEILAAEGFIDHNDAKSQLAEEFRVIKRPLVNNIQGVDVNGISRPNLILICSSLPGEGKTFISINLALSIANEMDKSVLLIDADVEKPSISKQLGIKQSPGLIEYLENDKVTFSDILLKTDLPNLSVIPAGKRHKYSTELLSSQRMYLFAEEVSRRYKDRIVIFDSPPLLVATQAQILAELVGQVVLVIAAEETPQNVVNESIAKLSNCDVVMTLLNKTRKEMDLYGHSYSYGKYGHA
- a CDS encoding TIGR03016 family PEP-CTERM system-associated outer membrane protein; this encodes MTEMFSDNLALSDNAKKSGFVTEVAPGVSLYGSSPWSNFNLNYRLQSLYNAGGRDAIDVNHQLQMKSLYQAVRNTLFLESSSSISQQNVNNSVIATDNLTGNSGSIENRNFNISPYWTPHFGQYASGLLKIGYQHSTFDNANNSGNSQDTTSSSIFISDSETITKQARLASGSKFNKVKWNVNYSSQDQSRTTGDDVLFEQYQGEARYFYNRKYNVFVQGGYENNDYQTTNDNIKNGFFYTVGGQWSPSRFYSIEAGYGNNKHVTLHYSPSANLTSTITYRNKDVGLNTGSSWDANLNYRVQQARIGFNYSQETTTVQQELAEQSIFYLTDSFGNTVIDPVTQQPQQFIINSPNPVDDVIISKQARLTFNYQSGKSSYNAAVYNTRRTYELSSQEDNVYGASAGWQWQFAPRLNFFLRPTWQSSDITGSTNSVSNTSGSGYDRYDVALGLTRSVPINLGRPLLMNTSLEFRHIDQVSDANGYTENRATANFAVRF
- a CDS encoding XrtA/PEP-CTERM system-associated ATPase, which gives rise to MYDGFYNLSQKPFQLSADPDFFFQSSVHKRALAYMQYGLTQGEGFVLVTGSPGTGKTMLVKSLIQNLNKDKLLIGVMVTSQVGPEDTLRLVASTFGFQYLHNDKASLLTSFEKFIVEKAREGRRLLLIVDEAQNLPKQSLEELRMLTNLDVNGAPVFQVFLIGQPELKRTIYAADMEQLKQRIVSTYHLDPLDVEETKDYILFRLQTAGWQGKPEFHHGVFADIHEFSAGIPRRINSICDRLLLFGYLEELSVLDSGAVEKVISEVKEEMLLEDRDDNVSSSFTATVRHMDAEPGSLEERLVRLENNIISLQNNANKEKALLRKAILIQLDMDSVYDDSGK
- the wecB gene encoding non-hydrolyzing UDP-N-acetylglucosamine 2-epimerase, giving the protein MSAKTLVCVVGARPNFMKMAPIMRQLQSVNHLIKPYLVHTGQHYDRAMKDTFFQQLGIPEPDRDLGVGSGSHAVQTANIMLQFEPVLDEVKPFAVLVVGDVNSTIACGLVAVKKQIPLIHVEAGLRSYDREMPEEINRILTDQISDLLLTTERAAADNLSKEGIDAKRICFAGNVMIDSLLNNCAQASSLHTTLQAYDCKQSVTEKNYALLTLHRPSNVDEPETLARLIGVISEVSKKLPVIFPVHPRTQQKISQAGLLTELPEDRVIMLPPVAYLEMLGLMRSAKLVLTDSGGLQEETTALGVPCITLRENTERPITVTEGTNTIVGTDTNKIMQCVDDVLISGGKSGRIPEYWDGRAAKRIVEEIVRRYIRTD
- a CDS encoding XrtA system polysaccharide deacetylase, coding for MIARTVTNAMTVDVEDYFQVSAFEKHIAKSEWENLQHRVADNTDRILDLFAQHQVKATFFTLGWVAERYPRLIQRIVAEGHELASHGYEHVRVTQQTPDQFRADIKKTKQMLEDIGGRKVIGYRAASYSIGAQNLWALRILEEEGHLYSSSIYPVKHDLYGMPSAPRFAFHPENTETLLEVPITTLKILDRNIPCGGGGFFRLYPYLFSKWAYQYINSMEKQPGIFYFHPWEIDPEQPRQQNLPLKSRIRHYLNLSRVENRLTCLLNDFAWDTMQNVFLGSKTAKTQP
- a CDS encoding FemAB family XrtA/PEP-CTERM system-associated protein, with the protein product MIKLLEPADYLRWDNFVAASAEASFFHLSAWREVIRQAFAHKTYYYFTEQDGEITGILPLVHIKSFLFGNTLISNAFCVYGGIVAANEQAFKALQDQAQQLARELGVDCLEMRNRQQRHPDWPHKELYVTFRKQLDADHEKNMNAIPRKQRAMVRAGIKAGLAGVIDESVDRFYQAYSESVRNLGTPVFPKRYFQILKQVFGDDCEILTVEHEGRLVASVMSFYFKDEVLPYYGGGTDLARDLKGNDFMYWEVMRRAVDKGCRVFDFGRSKVDTGSYRFKKHWGFEPEPLFYEIDLVKASKIPEINPLNPKYQLFIAAWKRLPLSVSQVVGPWLAKDLG
- a CDS encoding TIGR03087 family PEP-CTERM/XrtA system glycosyltransferase, encoding MAKLLYLVHRIPYPPNKGDKIRSFHFLKALAEQYQIYLGTFIDDPDDRQYVEALKPYCKQSFCIDLHPKLGKLKSLAGFLTGEALSLPYYRSSAMQAWVDKIIAEEGVERALIFSSPMAQYLEKYPKLHVIADFVDVDSDKWRQYADSKSWPASWVYQREAKKLLNYEAVIARQADATLFVSEQEARLFKQLVPASADKIGFVNNGVDTEFFDPDLDYVSPFPQDLQAIVFTGAMDYWANVDAVVWFAQRVFPLVRQQCPQARFFIVGSKPAKQVQQLAEADASVIVTGRVEDVRTYIAHADVVVAPLRIARGIQNKVLEAMAMAKPVVVTAAAMEGIAANQSIRVTVADAPNEFAEQVVRYLRQSIAPVTENRRFVQADFSWEHNGQRLCALLAGDGA
- a CDS encoding TIGR03088 family PEP-CTERM/XrtA system glycosyltransferase, with amino-acid sequence MSKLQPPLIVHIIYRLGVGGLENGLVNLINRLPAERYRHAIICLTDSTDFSLRIQRPDVIVYEIHKKPGQDWGSFVKIYRLLKQIKPQIVHTRNLAAIEYQLCAVLAGVRYRVHGEHGWDVFDPEGNNVKYQWLRRLFGLLIHRFIPLSRQLQNYLQNKVGIAAGKISRICNGVDTQVFYPEGAARQTPDGCPLDLGSKLAIGTVGRMHGVKDQLTLVKAFIAACQQSVVFSERACLVLIGDGPLREEAIDLLKASGLADKAWLPGERNDIAQILRSLDLFVLPSKAEGISNTLLEAMATGLPIIATNVGGNPELVLEGQTGYLVEKENPIAMAAAMLEMIMDDERRKQFGAAAYQRARREFSIDSMVASYQQVYDRQ